The Propionispora vibrioides genomic sequence GCTCCCATAACAATTACATCATATTCTTTCATGATGAAATCTCCCCATCTATGTTTAAAGTCGCTTGATAAATCCCGCGCATCAATTCCATTTCCCGCAGTTGATTGCCCCACAGCGCAGCCCGGATGCCGCTCCAGCGGGATTGCAAAAAGCCCTGCAGCAATTCGGAAGAATTATCATTGTCCAAAAGATTATTGGTAACTACGACACCAACACTGCGGAAGCCGCAGAATGAACCCTGGCAGGTTCCCATACCCATACGGGTCTTACGGCGAATATCATCCAAATCATAGCTGGTATCTTCTGCCGCCATTTCTTCCACTTCGGCCAGTGTAACCATTTCACATTCACAAACCAATTGGCGGGTTTCCGGTTTCGCTTTCATACGGTTAACCACATTGTCGAACTTGGTTCCCAAACGGGACATAGCCACTTTGGTGCCATAGGAAGGGAAATACTTCTTAGCCTCGGCAATTTTTTCCGCCGGCTGATCTTCCACCAGCGGTTCTACCGCCGTACGACACTGGGCTGTCACGTTCAGCTTCTTACAGACCACATCGGTCATTCTCTCCGCCATCAGACGATAGGTAGTCAGCTTGCCGCCCACAATGGTAACAAGGCCTTCCATACCTTCTTTGGCGTGGTCAATAATGGTGAAGTTACGGGAAGCGTTCCGGCCGGCCGCTTCCGGATTGGCGCTGTACAACGGCCGGGTACCGGAGAAGGCACGTAAAATACGGTAATGATAGATATCTTCAAACAGGCCTTCGCCAATTTTCAATAATTTGATAACATCTTCGGTCCGTGGAATGGTGTCGTCAGGACGTTCAGCCGCTTCGGAAGTTGTCCCCAAAATAGTAATGGAACCATGGGGCACAAAAATGTCGCCATCCGAAGGAGGACGCAGACGATTAACCACCCGGCTGGTGAAACGATGGTTAAAAGCAACCAACGTACCGCGGTCCGGTTTTACATTAACATGCAGTCCAGCCATGGCCACAATTCTTTCTACCCAGGAACCGGCTGCATTCACAATACATTCGCAGGCAATCTTATCTTCTTCGCCGGTCCTGGTATTGCGGATTTTCACCCCGGTAACCCGGCCATTCTCCTGTTCAATACCGATGACTTCGGTATAAGTCATCACCTGACCGCCATACCGTTTAGCCGACATGACATTTTGCCAGGCCAGACGGAAACCGTCAACCGCCGAATCAGGCACCCGGTATACCGACAAAGCCCGACTGGTTAAGTTGGGTTCGAGGCGAACCGCTTCCTCCGGACTGATTTGAATGGTAGAGATACCTACTTTATTACAGGATTCCACCCATTTTGCTTCAAAGCTTGCATCATCTTCCGGCAGGCGAACGAAGAAGCCCTCCGTTTCCTCCACACAGTGCCGGCCAATTTTGCGCAGAATCATATTTTCTTCAATACATTCTTGTGCCGACTCGGCATCCTTTACGGCATAACGGCCGCCACTGTGAAGCAGGCCATGGAACCGCGAACTGGTTCCATAAACTAAATCGCGTTGCTCCAGCAAAATGGCTTTTACACCGCGCATCGATAAGTCGCGTAACACACCCACACCGGTAGCGCCGCCGCCAATAACCACAACTGTCGTCTGCTGCATTAATAAGACTCCTTTCGTCTGTCTGACAAACATTAATAATATGATATGATTTATAAAAAAAGATTTTCAGCCATAGCACTAGCCTAGTACCTTGCGTCACTTAAATACATAGAGGATCTTGCAGTCTTTTTTCTTCCCCTTTTGTTGTTGTCGTCTTACATATGTCTCATATGCGCGACTCCTCCACCTTGGATGTCGAAAAAATCCTTACACGCTTTTCTCCTGCTTTAAGTCACGCAAGGTACTAGTGTCATGACTCAATAATCTTTATTTCCATATAGTATAGTATAAACTTGTCTGAGAATAATAACCGGTTCTCCAGCTTTCCCCTGTTTATGGACATGGTGATTTCACAACAAAAAAAAGTCCCAAAAGAAACTATGCCTCCATAGTGTATCTCCTGGACTTCTCTTCAGCTCTCTTGTCCTCAATATATTATAGCAATAATTGTTGCTTATTGTAGTACCCGTTTCTATAAACATAATATAATAAAATTCGCCATCCTGCAATATAATATTTTTAACAAGTGTCAACCTTCAGAAAACTTGTAACAAATTTTAGAGGTATAAGGCAGCCCCTCACTCCACATGTATCGGGACCGCCTTATACCTTTTAGCTGTTACAAATTACTTAGAAGGGTTTCTATTAATATAGGAAGGTTTTTTATTCTTCGTCCCAATCCATTGAACGTTTTACTGCTTTTTGCCAGCCACTATAGAGCTTTTTAGCTTCTCTGACATCCATAGCCGGAGCGAAGGATCTATCCAGTTTCCAGGTCTTCACCAGATCCTGTTTGCTTTGCCAAACGCCAACAGCCAAACCGGCCAGATAAGCGGCGCCCAGAGCGGTGGTTTCAATGATTTGCGGACGGTCAACCGGCACAGCCAGAACGTCAGCCTGGAACTGCATCAGGATATTGTTGGCAACGGCACCACCGTCTACCTTCAAAGCCTGCAGTTTGATACCCGAATCGGCTTCCATGGCGCTTAATACGTCTTTCGTCTGGTAAGCCAGTGAATTCAAAGTAGCGCGAACGATATGAGCCCGTTTTACACCGCGGGTTAAACCAAGGATAGCGCCTCTGGCTTTCATGTCCCAGTACGGAGCACCCAAACCAACAAAGGCCGGTACTACATAAACGCCTTCAGCATCATCTTTTACTTTGGCGGCTACATATTCGGAATCCGGAGCGTCTTCAATCATCCGTAAGCCGTCACGCAGCCATTGAATAGCCGAACCGGCTACGAAGATACTGCCTTCCAGCGCATATTCTACTTTGCCGTCAAGACCCCAGGCGATGGTGGTAACCAGGCCGTTGTTCGATTTGAACAGTTTATCGCCGGTATTCATCAGCATGAAGCAACCTGTGCCATAGGTATTCTTAGCCATGCCTTCTTCGAAACAGGTCTGACCAAAGAGAGCAGCCTGTTGGTCGCCGGCCGCACCGGAAATGGGCACTTCCGCACCAAGGAATACGCTGGGATCGGTTTTGCCATATACTTCACTGGAAGGACGAACTTCCGGCAGCAAGCAGGCAGGAACGGTAAGAGCCGACAGCAGTTCTTCGTCCCATTTTAATTCCTTAATATTATACATCAAGGTACGGGATGCATTGGAGTAGTCAGTTACATGTACTTTACCGCCGGTTAATTTCCAGATTAACCAGGTATCCATGGTACCGAACAGCAATTCGCATTTTTCGGCTCTTTCCCGTACGCCGGGCACATTGTCCAGAATCCATTTTACTTTCGTACCGGAGAAGTAAGCGTCAACAACCAGACCGGTTTTATCGCGGAAAGTCTGTTCCAGACCTTTCGCCTTTAAGTCGTCGCAGATGGAAGCGGTCTGACGGGATTGCCATACAATCGCGTTATATACCGGTTTGCCAGTGGCTTTGTCCCAGATAACGGTTGTTTCCCGTTGGTTGGTGATACCAATAGCGGCAATATCAGTAGGCTGCAGGCCGGCTTTAGCAACGGCTTCGGCAGCCACGCCAATCTGTGTGCTCCAGATTTCTTCCGCATTGTGTTCAACCCAGCCCGGTTTAGGGAAGATCTGAGTAAATTCTTTCTGCGATACTGCAATTATATTGGAATCATGGTCGAATATAATTGCTCTCGAGCTAGTTGTTCCCTGGTCCAACGCCATAACGTACTTTTTACCCACTGTTCATCTACTCCCTTGTATTTATATTTTTAGTTTGAACTAAAGATTATAAACCAGCATCATAAGGGTGTTACATTTGTATAAATTACTTTTTAGATAAGACCAATGGCCTTAGCAAATACATAGGCAATTGCAGCACCAACGAACGGTCCTACAACCGGTACCCAGGCATAACCCCAATCGGAAGAACCTTTACCGGCAATCGGCAAAATAGCATGGGCAATACGAGGTCCCAGGTCACGGGCAGGGTTCATAGCATAACCGGTAGGTCCGCCGAGGCTCAAGCCAAGAGCAAAGATTACCATGCCTGCCAGGTAAGGTCCAACTCCCGGAGGGATAGCTCCCACTGCCGGAGAGAACAGAGCAAAGAAGCTGAACATCAACATAAAGGTAGCAATAATTTCTGTGAGAAGATTTGCTTTCAAGTCCCGAACAGCCGGGCCAGTAGCAAATACGCCTAATTTGAGACCGGGATCTTCAGTAATTTCCCAGTGCGGCAGGTAAGCCAGCCAAACAACAACCGATCCGGCAATAGCGCCAACCGTCTGTACTACCATCGTCATGATCGCCTGATCCAGGGTATAAATTCCGCCTCTCAGATATTTAGCCAACGTAACCGCGCAGTTTAAGTCCGCTTGCGGAGCACCAAGGGATACAGCAGTGAAAACACCAGCAAATACAGCAAGAGCCCAGCCTGTGGTTATAACAATCCACCCGCTGCCTTGACCTTTGGAGTCTTTGAGTAACACATTTGCAACAACGCCTGCACCAAAAACAATCAGCACTGCAGTTCCAAGGAATTCGCCTAACAAGTTAGTCATCGTATTTCCTCCTCAATAATTTTTATAATTCCGACTTCCAAACCGTTATAACTAACTGCCCTCCCTTCCCGTAAATTTGTATCAAAGAAGCTCTACACAAAGCCGCTTCTTGTTACCTGATTACATGCAACCTTCATATCCTTCTCAAATTTATCTTAACCAATTCAGCTAGATATTTTTTAAATCCTTAGTAAAACTTTTTAAATACTTAATTTACCAGCTTTTTGAAAAAAGAAATCCGAAAAATAAGCATGGCATAACCAAACTATTTTTCGGACTTCTCTAGCACTCTAGCGTCCCAGATATTAATATTGGTTCATACGCTGAACAAACGTTCAGCCTTCCGGTCCTGCTTTTCTCCTGAACACATCAAAATACACAAATGACATTTTTCTACTTAAAAATGTCCATTCTGCTTCATTTTTCACAGATTTCTTTTGAACAAACGTTCCAATGACTATTTTTTATTTTGGGAGAAAGCATTTTTTCAATACTAAGATTATTCTGTATACACTTTTAAATTCCTGCTTGAATTTTAAAAAAATTATAATTTTTTTATTTCCTTACAAAAAAGTCCCGGAAAAAGGTAATTCCAGAGACTTGTCGCTGTCCTCCCCGCTTCTCTTCCTGCGGTAAATGCCCACAAAAAACAAGGGAGACACTCTTTAAAACAGCTAACTATCTTAAGCGTTTTAAGAAGTGTCTCCTAGTGCGTAAACGTACACAATATATATTTATCTTATTGTTATGTATAAATTAATGATTCCAGATGACCGGGCAACGTCTTATAGGCCCCTGTCAGGGTAAGTGAAGTTCCACAACTCCCGTTTACTTGTGCTGACAGCATAGACACCATTATTAATCGCTCCAATGACTTCCTCTTCGGTTTGCATAAGCCCACCGGCCAAAATAGGCCGACCAACTTCAGACAACAAGCGTTGGACAACCACGCGTGGCACCATTCCCGGCAATACTTCAATGGCATCCGGTTTAAGGGCCTTCGCCGCTTGTATTCCTGTACGTACAGCCTCGGAGTCCATCAAAAACAGCCGCTGAATAACAATCATACCGTCTTCATGAGCCATTTTGCCAATTTGCGTTTTGGTGGTGATAACAGCCGAGACTCCCTGACGGGCCAAAAAATTAATACCCGGTTTATCTCTCCCAATTCCCTCCAGTAAATCCAGGTGTAAGATCAACCGTTTTTTGTACTGTTTAGCCTGTTCCAATAGACTTGACACCGTATTAATATCCCCGAACAGTACAATAACTCCCGGAGCTGCGGTATTTGACATGGCGTACTTAAAATCCTGAATTGTACGAACTGCCGGAATAATAGGTCCATTGACAATCGTCTTTAAAATTCCAGGAACCTGCAATCCCATCCCCTCACATTCCTTCTTTTGTAATAACATAATGTGACAATAATAAATATGATTATTATGACGTTATTACACCCTTTCTCCAAAGGTGCACATTTTTCCTGCCGTCAGTATTTCTATTTTTCATTTTCTGCCCTCAATTGAGTGAATATACTGATAAATAACTGAGAATGATTACATATAAAGGAAAAGTTCTTTGATAAAACGTCTTGACACCTTATATGTTAGATAATATTATCTAATTAATAGCGACTATGCTATGCAAATATTCCTAATTTTCCAAAACTATAGCCTGGATACCACACAAAAAAATAACTACCTGGCAAAACAGAGATAATCCAGGCTCCCGTTCTTAGTCCGGCATATAGCCCGTTAGTAGGAGGAGCTTGGATTTTGTAGTCTAAGCTGGATCATACCGGGGAACCACTGATTTATTCACGCAGCCATCCTGACAGATCCGGCTGGCTGCGTCAGCAAAACCTTGAAATAGAGACCGCTATTCCTGCGTTTTTACTTCCTTGCCAGGCGAAAGAATCTCTCGCCAGGCCGGCAGACTCATTAAATCAGCGGTTCCCTAGGACTGGCTGCCGAAGGTTTTCCCCTGCAATTTATTTTTGTCTGGTTTGGTGCCGGTACGCCGGCACTTTAATTAGAGCATAACACAAAGTACGAGGAGGCCGTTCGCATGAAAAAAATCATTAATGTTCCGGAAGAAGTAGTACAGGACATGCTGCAAGGTATCACAGCCGCTCATCCGCAATATGTCAAGCAAGTGGAAGGAACCAGTGTATTGGTCCGCGCGGTAAAACCGGAGAATAAGGTCGCTTTGGTAAGCGGCGGCGGCAGCGGTCATGAGCCGGCCCATGGCGGGTTTGTTGGCAAAGGGATGCTGGACGGCGCTGTTGCCGGTGCCGTATTCACTTCTCCCACTCCTGACCAGGTATATGAAGCCGTCAAAGCCGTCGATACCGGCAAGGGTGTTCTCCTAATCATCAAGAACTATACCGGCGACGTCATGAACTTCGAAATGGCCGCCGAAATGGCTCAGGCTGACGGCATTCAGGTGGAAAAAGTCATCGTAAATGATGATGTCGCTGTGGAAAATAGCACCTGGACGATTGGCCGTCGCGGCATTGCCGGCACGATTTTGGTTCACAAACTGACCGGTGCCAAAGCCGAAACAGGCGCCGATCTGGCCGAAGTAAAACGGATTGCCGAAAAAGCCATCGCCAATGTGCGCTCCTTTGGCATTGCCTTGTCAAGCTGCACCGTTCCGGCTGCGGGAAAACCGAGCTTTACCCTGGCCGACAACGAAGTCGAAGTAGGCATGGGCATTCACGGCGAACCGGGCACACACCGCGAAACGCTTCGTACGGCTGATGAAACTGCTACCTATTTGGTAGATAAAATTCTGCAGGACATGCCTGTCAAAGACGGTGAGGAAGTTGCCGTACTCATCAACGGGCTAGGCGGCACACCGGCCATGGAATTATACATCGTAAACAAAAAAGTATCCGAAATTCTCAAAGACCAGGGCATTAAAGCCGTCAAAACCTATGTCGGCAATTATATGACATCCCTGGAAATGGCCGGCTTTTCGATTTCCCTGCTCAAACTGGATAGCGAATTAAAAGAGCTGCTGCTGGCTACGGCCGACACCCCCGCTCTTGTTCAAATCTAAAGGAGGCCCAAGGTACATGAATACTGCTATGCTAACGCTCATCGACGCAGCAAAAGAAAAAATACTTGCGCAAAAGGAATGGCTGACCTCGCTGGACGCCGCCATCGGCGACGGCGATCACGGCATCAATATGGCCCGCGGCTTTGAAGCGGTAGCAACCAAAGTCCGGACTTTGCCACCGGAAGCCGAACTGCCGGCTATCTTAAAAACGGTAGGAATGACGCTAATTTCCACCGTAGGCGGCGCATCCGGCCCGCTGTACGGCACAGCCTTTTTACGGGCGGCCGATCAGGCATCCAAAAGCGCCGGCCTGCCCGCCGCTGCTCTCCTCGGCAATATATTAGCCGGGGCACTGCAGGGAATCAAGGACCGCGGCAAGGCCACAACCGGCGAAAAGACAATGGTCGATGCGCTGGAGCCGGCCTGCGTGGCCTACGACAGAGGCCTGACCGAAGGGAAAACTCTGCCTGTTTGCCTGGAAATGGCTTGCGAGGCCGCCCGCCAGGGCGTGGAGTACACCAAAACCATCATTGCCACTAAAGGACGGGCCAGCTATCTTGGCGAACGCAGCCTGGGACATCAGGATCCGGGAGCCACCTCCCTCTGCCTGCTCCTGGAAACACTGTCCGACTTTGTAAACCGGCAGGAGGTAAAATAATTTGGTAGGGTTAGTAATCGTGTCACATAGCAGTAAAATTGCGGCGGGAACTTGTGAAATGGCCTATCAGATGGCTAATCCCGAGCAAAAAATCATCGCCGCCGGCGGTACGGCCGACGATGGCATCGGCACCGATGCTGTAAAAATCGCTGCCGCCATTGAAGCTGCCGACGATGGCAGCGGCGTTTTGATTACCGTTGACCTGGGCAGCGCCGTCTTATCGGCAGAAACAGCCCTGGAACTCATTCCCGAAGAGATTAAGGCGCGGGTTAAAATTGCCAACGCCCCGCTCGTGGAAGGGTCAATCACCGCCGCCATTCAGGCCTCGCTGGGTGTATCGCTGGAAGAGGTATGCCAAACAGCCGAAGACGCCCGCCAATTGCAAAAGTTTTCCTAATGATTCAATAAAAACAACAAAGGCTTCGCCTAACCGGCGAGGCCTTTGTTGTTTTTATTCCATGTATCCCAGGCTTTTGAAAGAGAGTCTGCCACATATCTCATTTTTTGTATGTCTAGCGGCAATAACCTGACCTCCTTTTGGCATTGCCCCAAAAGGAGCAAAAGGGCTAGGCCTGTCCTCCAACATACTTGAAAAATTGCCATCTTCCTAAAATCCGTAAACTCGCTTCGCTCAAACAAACGGATTTCTTAACGGAAGCTGGCAGTTTTTCATCCTACGGAACGTATGTTTCCGGAAAAGGCCGAACGGGGAAACGAAAGATCCTCCCACCATTTCCTATCATGACAGTTCCTCATTTATTTCCCTAGCAAATTTAGTAAACTCTTATTCTAACTCAATATAATTATTCAACGTTGAACCCGGCATGGCCATGGGGGTGACGAAATCTGTCTTTGCTACATTAGCCACGATGACATGGGGCCGCTGGGAAGCCAGCGCCTGGGCAAAGGCTCCTTTAAATTCCTGCGCCGTATTGACCGCCACACTGTCGACGCCAAAGCTTTTGGCATACAGCGTAAAATCGACTGTGGGCGGCAAACAGCAGGCAGAATACCGCTTATTATACAGCGCATGCTGCATCTGACGGATCATTCCCAGCCCGCTATTATTGATAATGACGGAAATAATCGGCAAACAGTGGGCGGCAATAGTATACAGTTCATTGCCGGTCATCTTCATTCCACCGTCGCCGGCAATATGGATAACCCGCTTGCCGGGAGCAGCAAACTGGGCCCCCATGGCGGCAGGCAAACCGTAGCCCATAGCACCCAGTCCGCCCGAGGTCAGCCAGGTCCGCGGCTTTTCCAGTTTCAGGTGCTGCGCCGCCCACATCTGATGCTGTCCTACATCGGTGGCAAAGACAAATTCCTGACCGGCCGTTTCTTCCGCCATATGCTGCATAATCCAGGGCGCATTCAGACTGGCTTCGGAATACACGGGAGCAAATTCCTCCTGCCAGGACCGGATGGTATTGAGCCATTTATCCACCGGTCCCGGCTGGGCATACTCGGTAATACAGCTTAGTATTTTTTTCAGATCGCCTGGCAGGCCGATATGGGTCATGACATTTTTATCAATTTCCGCCGGATCCACGTCAATGTGAATTACGCTTTTCTGCTCACCGTACCGCCGGCGATCACCGGTCACCCGGTCGCTGAAACGACAGCCGACAGCCAGAATGGTATCGGCATAATGGATGGTACTATTGGCCGCCTTATGGCCATGGAGCCCGGTCAGCCCCAAAAAGCGTGGATGGGAAGCCGGAAAAGCACCCAAGCCCATTAAGGTGCTTACCACCGGCAACCGACACTTTTCCGCCAGTGCCAGCACTTCGGCGCCCGCTTCTGCCTGGATGACGCCGCCGCCGACAATAATAACCGGCCGCCGGGCCTCCTGAATGATGTCACCGGCTTCCCGGAACTCTCTTTCCATCCCGCCGGGAACCTGCCACTCACGGCCAGGGGACGGCGGGGCTTCGTAAAAATCCAGTTTGGCGCTCTGGATGTCGCGGGGAATATCAACCAGCACGGGACCCGGCCGGCCGCCGCGGGCGATATGGAAAGCGTACCGGATGATCTCCGGCAGCTTCTGCACGTCTTTGACCTGAAAATTATGCTTGGTTATCGCCATGGTCATACCAACAATATCAATTTCCTGAAAGGCATCCTGGCCGATCACGCCGGTCGCCACCTGACCGGTGATGGCTACTACCGGAATCGAGTCCATATAGGCTGCGGCCAGACCGGTAATCAAATTGGTCGCCCCCGGCCCGGAGGTGGCAATACATACACCCACCCGGCCGCTGGCCCGTGCATACCCGTCGGCAGCATGGGCGGCTCCCTGTTCATGAACGGTAAGCACATGTTTCAGGGCAGGAGTATCGCAGAGAGCGTCATACAGCGGGAGCACCGTTCCTCCCGGATAACCGAATACCGTATCCACCCCTTGTTCCAATAAGCATCTAATAACTGCCTCTGCACCGGATATTTTCATGCCAATCCCC encodes the following:
- the glpA gene encoding anaerobic glycerol-3-phosphate dehydrogenase subunit GlpA, translating into MQQTTVVVIGGGATGVGVLRDLSMRGVKAILLEQRDLVYGTSSRFHGLLHSGGRYAVKDAESAQECIEENMILRKIGRHCVEETEGFFVRLPEDDASFEAKWVESCNKVGISTIQISPEEAVRLEPNLTSRALSVYRVPDSAVDGFRLAWQNVMSAKRYGGQVMTYTEVIGIEQENGRVTGVKIRNTRTGEEDKIACECIVNAAGSWVERIVAMAGLHVNVKPDRGTLVAFNHRFTSRVVNRLRPPSDGDIFVPHGSITILGTTSEAAERPDDTIPRTEDVIKLLKIGEGLFEDIYHYRILRAFSGTRPLYSANPEAAGRNASRNFTIIDHAKEGMEGLVTIVGGKLTTYRLMAERMTDVVCKKLNVTAQCRTAVEPLVEDQPAEKIAEAKKYFPSYGTKVAMSRLGTKFDNVVNRMKAKPETRQLVCECEMVTLAEVEEMAAEDTSYDLDDIRRKTRMGMGTCQGSFCGFRSVGVVVTNNLLDNDNSSELLQGFLQSRWSGIRAALWGNQLREMELMRGIYQATLNIDGEISS
- the dhaK gene encoding dihydroxyacetone kinase subunit DhaK, producing MKKIINVPEEVVQDMLQGITAAHPQYVKQVEGTSVLVRAVKPENKVALVSGGGSGHEPAHGGFVGKGMLDGAVAGAVFTSPTPDQVYEAVKAVDTGKGVLLIIKNYTGDVMNFEMAAEMAQADGIQVEKVIVNDDVAVENSTWTIGRRGIAGTILVHKLTGAKAETGADLAEVKRIAEKAIANVRSFGIALSSCTVPAAGKPSFTLADNEVEVGMGIHGEPGTHRETLRTADETATYLVDKILQDMPVKDGEEVAVLINGLGGTPAMELYIVNKKVSEILKDQGIKAVKTYVGNYMTSLEMAGFSISLLKLDSELKELLLATADTPALVQI
- the dhaL gene encoding dihydroxyacetone kinase subunit DhaL: MNTAMLTLIDAAKEKILAQKEWLTSLDAAIGDGDHGINMARGFEAVATKVRTLPPEAELPAILKTVGMTLISTVGGASGPLYGTAFLRAADQASKSAGLPAAALLGNILAGALQGIKDRGKATTGEKTMVDALEPACVAYDRGLTEGKTLPVCLEMACEAARQGVEYTKTIIATKGRASYLGERSLGHQDPGATSLCLLLETLSDFVNRQEVK
- the ilvB gene encoding biosynthetic-type acetolactate synthase large subunit — encoded protein: MKISGAEAVIRCLLEQGVDTVFGYPGGTVLPLYDALCDTPALKHVLTVHEQGAAHAADGYARASGRVGVCIATSGPGATNLITGLAAAYMDSIPVVAITGQVATGVIGQDAFQEIDIVGMTMAITKHNFQVKDVQKLPEIIRYAFHIARGGRPGPVLVDIPRDIQSAKLDFYEAPPSPGREWQVPGGMEREFREAGDIIQEARRPVIIVGGGVIQAEAGAEVLALAEKCRLPVVSTLMGLGAFPASHPRFLGLTGLHGHKAANSTIHYADTILAVGCRFSDRVTGDRRRYGEQKSVIHIDVDPAEIDKNVMTHIGLPGDLKKILSCITEYAQPGPVDKWLNTIRSWQEEFAPVYSEASLNAPWIMQHMAEETAGQEFVFATDVGQHQMWAAQHLKLEKPRTWLTSGGLGAMGYGLPAAMGAQFAAPGKRVIHIAGDGGMKMTGNELYTIAAHCLPIISVIINNSGLGMIRQMQHALYNKRYSACCLPPTVDFTLYAKSFGVDSVAVNTAQEFKGAFAQALASQRPHVIVANVAKTDFVTPMAMPGSTLNNYIELE
- a CDS encoding glycerol-3-phosphate responsive antiterminator, producing MGLQVPGILKTIVNGPIIPAVRTIQDFKYAMSNTAAPGVIVLFGDINTVSSLLEQAKQYKKRLILHLDLLEGIGRDKPGINFLARQGVSAVITTKTQIGKMAHEDGMIVIQRLFLMDSEAVRTGIQAAKALKPDAIEVLPGMVPRVVVQRLLSEVGRPILAGGLMQTEEEVIGAINNGVYAVSTSKRELWNFTYPDRGL
- the dhaM gene encoding dihydroxyacetone kinase phosphoryl donor subunit DhaM; protein product: MVGLVIVSHSSKIAAGTCEMAYQMANPEQKIIAAGGTADDGIGTDAVKIAAAIEAADDGSGVLITVDLGSAVLSAETALELIPEEIKARVKIANAPLVEGSITAAIQASLGVSLEEVCQTAEDARQLQKFS
- a CDS encoding MIP/aquaporin family protein, with product MTNLLGEFLGTAVLIVFGAGVVANVLLKDSKGQGSGWIVITTGWALAVFAGVFTAVSLGAPQADLNCAVTLAKYLRGGIYTLDQAIMTMVVQTVGAIAGSVVVWLAYLPHWEITEDPGLKLGVFATGPAVRDLKANLLTEIIATFMLMFSFFALFSPAVGAIPPGVGPYLAGMVIFALGLSLGGPTGYAMNPARDLGPRIAHAILPIAGKGSSDWGYAWVPVVGPFVGAAIAYVFAKAIGLI
- the glpK gene encoding glycerol kinase GlpK; protein product: MGKKYVMALDQGTTSSRAIIFDHDSNIIAVSQKEFTQIFPKPGWVEHNAEEIWSTQIGVAAEAVAKAGLQPTDIAAIGITNQRETTVIWDKATGKPVYNAIVWQSRQTASICDDLKAKGLEQTFRDKTGLVVDAYFSGTKVKWILDNVPGVRERAEKCELLFGTMDTWLIWKLTGGKVHVTDYSNASRTLMYNIKELKWDEELLSALTVPACLLPEVRPSSEVYGKTDPSVFLGAEVPISGAAGDQQAALFGQTCFEEGMAKNTYGTGCFMLMNTGDKLFKSNNGLVTTIAWGLDGKVEYALEGSIFVAGSAIQWLRDGLRMIEDAPDSEYVAAKVKDDAEGVYVVPAFVGLGAPYWDMKARGAILGLTRGVKRAHIVRATLNSLAYQTKDVLSAMEADSGIKLQALKVDGGAVANNILMQFQADVLAVPVDRPQIIETTALGAAYLAGLAVGVWQSKQDLVKTWKLDRSFAPAMDVREAKKLYSGWQKAVKRSMDWDEE